The region CACCCGTGTGAGGCAACAGTTCACTTAGCCATGTGCCCGATGCACCGTGCTGATCGAAACGGACCATCGGTGCGACGCACGGAAACGACGTCTGCCCCGAGGTCATCCCCGTAATCCGCTGCCCCATGCGAACGGATGCGGGCAGCTCCTCGCCGTGATGTTTTCGGAGCGCGGGCTTATAATCGAACAAATCAATGTGCGACGGGCCACCGGACATGAACAAATAGATGACGCGCTTGGCCCGCGCTGGAAAATGCGTCCTGGCCAGCACCCCCGGCACGCCTGCCGACACGGCGCGCTCGGCCTGCAAGAGCGAAGCCAGGGCCGCGGTGCCTAAACCTAGTGAGGCCGACTGCAGAAAATGACGGCGTAGCAATTGGATCGACATCGCATCAATTCCTGGTAACGGTCTCGTCAAGATTCAGAACACCACTAGCGAGCATGGTCCAGCTCGCCAACTCGAGTGGATCGAGCGACTTATCAGCAGGCGTCTCGCCAATGGCAAGAAGCGCGGCAATCGCTTGGGGCTGCCGCTGATAGTGATCTCTTTGCTGCTCCCACATTCTCGCGAGCACCGCCATTTCACGCTCGTTCGGCATTCGGCAAGTAACGGTGCGGAAAAGAAATCTCAGCCGTTCCTTGAACTCAGCCGGCCCGTCGTACAGGATCCGCTCGGCCAGTTTTCTTGATGCCTCCAAATACGTCACGTCATTTAGCGTGACCAAGGCCTGCAAAGGCGTATTGGTGCGCGCCCGCCGAACCGTGCACGTTTCGCGATCGGGAGCATCAAACGTCGATAATTGAACCGGTGGGCAGGTCCGCTTCCAAAACGTATACATGCTGCGGCGATAAAGGTCGTCGCCGTGCGACTGCACGAACGACTGCGCTGTCCAATTCGAACTGTCTCCACGCGAGGATAGCTCCGTCCACAAATCACCCGGCTGATAGGGCGATGCGCTGGCGCCACCGATGCGATGCTTAAGCAAACCGCTCACCGCAAGCGCCTGATCGCGAATGAGCTCCGCCGGAAGGCGGTAACGTGGCCCGCGGGCAAGCCAGCGATTTTGCGGATCCTTCTTCTCCAATTCGGGCGTCACGCGCGATTGCTGTCGATACGTCGCCGATGTCACGAACAACTTGATAAATGCTTTGACGTTCCAACGTTCTGTCGTGGCGCCTGCCACTCCTGGCTGCGTTGAATGTTGAAGTTCGCACGCCAGCCAATCCAATAACTCGGGATGCGTGGGCGGATCTCCCTGGGAGCCAAAGTCTTCGGCGGTCGCCACCAATCCGGCCCCAAACAGCATTTGCCAATAGCGATTGGCGATCACACGCGATGTCAAGGGTTGCTCCGCGGAAACCAACCACCGCGCAAGCCCCAGCCGGTTGCGAGGCGCGCCGGCCGGAAACGGCGGCAGAGTGGCTGGTGTGTTGGCCGACACCTTTTCGCCAAATTGGTCATATTGACCGCGAATTAAAACAAATGTGTCGCGAGGCTCCGGCAC is a window of Pirellulales bacterium DNA encoding:
- a CDS encoding DUF1553 domain-containing protein, giving the protein VGCGQCHDHKYDPLTQREFYQLYAFFNQVSEKGLDGNKGNAAPLLYLPSPEQAALQSVLETQIAALHKLTRNQPADESLKKEVASELAKREQELQQQQQQIPSTMVMAEVPEPRDTFVLIRGQYDQFGEKVSANTPATLPPFPAGAPRNRLGLARWLVSAEQPLTSRVIANRYWQMLFGAGLVATAEDFGSQGDPPTHPELLDWLACELQHSTQPGVAGATTERWNVKAFIKLFVTSATYRQQSRVTPELEKKDPQNRWLARGPRYRLPAELIRDQALAVSGLLKHRIGGASASPYQPGDLWTELSSRGDSSNWTAQSFVQSHGDDLYRRSMYTFWKRTCPPVQLSTFDAPDRETCTVRRARTNTPLQALVTLNDVTYLEASRKLAERILYDGPAEFKERLRFLFRTVTCRMPNEREMAVLARMWEQQRDHYQRQPQAIAALLAIGETPADKSLDPLELASWTMLASGVLNLDETVTRN